ATTTTTGAACCAAATCATGTATGCTCTTAACATTTGTGTCTACAAGTCCCTGAAAAATTACAATCCAAATTCATCATGAATATGCCAAAAGATGACAAAGGTAAAAAAATGACACTATTCACATCTGGATTTATCTTTTTTGGTTTCTTTTTTTGTTCCAAATTTAGATCTAAATTTTTGAGGGGTTGTAGACACATATCTTATGAACACTCACAAttatttcagatttttttaaatGTTTAAATTTGATAATTTTTTTCTAAATTAGGAGCATCGATGCATGCGAGGGATGGTATTACTGGATATTTTCCGATGAAAAGAGATTAACTCATAACTTTTGAAGAAATCTCATAGATGATTTATAATATTAAAATCACCCAATGTCTATAGTTTTTGTGTAATGCTTATGATCACTTCTCTCTTTTTAAAATTTTTTGGGTTGCTCTCATTTTCAATAAgtgttgtattatccatgctacatACGGAATAATGTTTTTTAATATATTCTGATAATTTTAAGAAGCACTCTAAGATTGTTGTAAAAAATTGACTTTTTTTCATCCTATTTTTatttaaaaaatagcaacaagcagATACAAAACATAATGAACAACACCTGGTCTCTGCATAGCAAATATGCAGACAACCAAAACTAAGTCTCACAAAAGTAAGAAAAATGGCATGTTGGCAACAATAAGGTCATACGGGGGTGACACTATGCCAGTTGAAGGAGGTGGAGGACCGATCAACAAATTATGTTTCCATCCATGTTGGGCAAGAATCTCTCTACCGGCATATACAACCTCCGAACAGTGGTTGATATTCCGTTCAATATAGCGTAGACCACATACAAAGCCAATACATACAATGGTacaaaacctgcaaaatagaagagATTTTGCCATTAAAAATATAATTCTTAAATAGCCAAAGCCACCATaattgttaagcttcatgcactagccaacgcaactaAAAGTCCGAACTGgtggaaagggctaggcaatccacatatacacttcaacatcCCCTCTCACGTGTGACGCAAAAGGCCTATATGTGGACATAAGAGGGGGGGGGGCAACAACAGTTTTTGAATAAACTACGAAAGCCAGGACTTGAACACAAGACcttaggctctgataccatgttaacCTTTATGCACTaaccaacgcaaccaaaagtccgaactgatggaaagggctaggcaatccacatatacacttttgattgcgttggctagtgcatgaagcttaacatggtatcagagcccaaGATCTTGATTTTAAGTCCTGGCTTTTGCGATTTATCTAAAAATTGTTGTTCCAAGTCTCATAGAAGTAAGAAAAATGGCATGTTGGCAACAATAAGGTCATACGGGAGTGACACTATGCCAGTTGAAGGAGGTGAAGGACCGATCAACAAATTATGTTTCCATCCATGTTGGGAAAGAATCTCTCTACCGGCATACACAACCTTCAAACAGTGGTTGGTACTCCGCTCAACATAGCATAGACCACATACGAAGCCAATACATACAATGGTataaaacctgcaaaatagaagagATTTTGTCATTAAAAATATAATTCTTAAATAGCCAAAGCCACCATAATTGTTATGGCCTATACGTGGACATAAGAGGGGGGCAACAACAATTTTTGAATAAACTATGAAAGTCAGGACTTGAACACAAGACcttaggctctgataccatgttaacCTTTATGCACTaaccaacgcaaccaaaagtccaaACTGATAGAAAGAGCTAGGCAATCCACATGTACACTTTTGGTTGCGTTGACTAGTGCATGAAgtttaacatggtatcagagcccaaGGTCTTGATTTCAAGTCCTGACTTTCGCGATTTATCTAAAAATTGTtgtcccccccctcccccccccttgtatccacgtatagtcctcttgaGCCATACCTCTGAGTCTGTCCACATGTTGACTTTCCGCGTCACACGTGAGAGAAGGTGTTAAAATGTATATGTGAATTGCCTAGCCTTTTCaacagttcggacttttggttgcgttgacTAGTGCATGAAGTTTAACAATAATAACCCGAGTATTTAGAGATGTACAACAGAATAGTAGTGCATTCTGAGGTATGCAGCTCGGTCAACAGAGAGAAAGAAATCTCTAAGCCATTCCGAAACAGGAAATCAGTTTGATTTTATAGCTAGTCCCTGATGGTGGTCCTGTATTTCGTAGATTTTCTCTCGTTCTGATCTGAACTTCACGGCTGTTTATTTGGTTTTCTGCTTGATCAGGTAAGACATTAGAGACCAGGGATCCGCGCACCGGGGATGTGATCGCCAGCATCGCCGAAGGTGACAAGAAGGACGTGGACCTGGCGGTCAAGGCGGCAAGAGAAGCCTTCGATCATGGCAAATGGCCTCGCATGCCCGGATCCGTAGGATTCTTTCCTCTATCAATTCTTCATCATACACAAAAAATGAAAGAACTACAGTTCAATCTGAAAAGAGCAACCAATGAATGGCGCGCAGGAAAGAGGAAGGATCATGACGAAGTACGCGGACCTCGTGGAGCAGCACGCGGAGGAGCTGACCCTGCTGGAGAGCCTGGACGCCGGCAAGCCGCGCATGGTGACCAGGGTGGTCGACATCGGGATCTCCGCAAGCTCCCTGCGCTACTTCGCCGGAGCGGCCGACAAGATCCACGGCGAGACGCTCAAGATGTCGAGCCAGTTCCAGGGGCACACCCTGCGCGAGCCCATGGGCGTCGCCGGGCTCATCATCCCCTGGAACTTCCCCGCCATCATGTTCTTCTGCAAGGTCGCCCCGGCGCTGGCCGCCGGTTGCACCATGGTCGTCAAGCCGGCCGAGCAGACCCCGCTCAGCGCGCTCTACTTCGCTCACCTGGCCAAGCAGGTCAGACAGACCGGTAACCTGACACGAGACACGCACCGTCTCTCTTGTTCTGAACTTTTGGCGCTCTGTTCTTGAGCAGGCGGGAGTCCCGGACGGGGTGATCAATGTGATCCCCGGCTTCGGCCCAACGGCGGGAGCAGCGATCGCGTCTCACATGGACGTCGACATGGTAATCTCACAACACCCTACTGATTTAGTACGTGAGCAAGTAGTTACTTACTCAGTTACTCTATATCTTTTCTTGCTCGTCCAGGTGAGTTTCACGGGATCAACACCAGTTGGGCGGCTGATAATGGAGGCGTCGGCGAGGAGCAACCTGAAGCCGGTGTCCCTGGAGCTGGGCGGCAAATCTCCCCTCATCATCTTCGACGACGCGGACGTGGACCTGGCCGTGGATCTCTCCATCAGCGCCAACTTCTTCAACAAGGTGAACAACATCTTGATTAGAGAGACAGCCTAGCCATACGAGTTAGAGCAGCTGAGATCATCATTCATTGATGTTGCAGGGAGAAGCTTGCGTCGCGGCGAGCCGTGTGTACCTGCAAGAGGGCATCTACGACCGATTCGTGAAGAAGTTGGCGGAGCGCATGGAGAGCTGGGTTGTCGGGGACCCTTTCGATCCTCGCGTCAATCAAGGGCCTCAGGTGAAAAACAATGGATCATTCCCACTGCTTGTACGACACAGATCGATTTCTATTGAATCTGAAACTTGGATGCTATTACTCGTGCCCAGGTGGACAAGGAACAATACGAGAGGGTGCTCAGCTACATCGACCATGGCAAGCGAGAAGGGGCCACCGTACTGACGGGAGGAAAGCCCTGTGGTGAGAGAGGTTACTACATCGAGCCCACGGTTTTCACCGATGTCAAGGTCGAAATTCCCCGCCAGAACACGCACTGTAATCCCGTTCCATGATCACTTCGCTCTCTATCTAGTATATATCTGACATCGTGGTGCGGAATCTGTGAACAGGATGACATGACCATAGCAAAGGAGGAGATCTTCGGACCCGTCATGTGCCTGATGAAGTTCAGGTAAGCCCATCCCGGTCGATCGACAGAGATACAACTATTTGCACTCTGAATCTGTGATGGCATTGAATCTTCTTTCCATGGTTCTAGGACGGTGGAGGAGGCGATCGCGAAGGCGAACGACACGAGGTACGGGCTGGCGGCGGGGGTGGTGACCAAGGACATCGACGTGGCCAACAGGATGACGCGGTCCATCCGCGCCGGGGTGGTGTGGGTCAACTGCTACTTCGCCATGGACGCCGACTGCCCGTTCGGGGGCCGCAAGATGAGCGGGTTCGGCAAGGACGCCAGCATGCACGCGCTCGACAAGTTCCTCGCCGTCAAGGCCGTCGTCACCCCCGTCTACGACTCGCCCTGGCTCTAGCTCGCCTCTCTTGTCTGTGCACAGTTAGTTACGAGGGGAAGCAGCAAAAGAAAGAGAAACATTGTTCATTCAGAGACAACGTGTTTTTTATTTGTGTGCCAAACGAAAGAGCAAATGTTGTTTGTCGATGCTGTGGTAATATTGCCCGCGAGTAATTAGCCATTCGTATATCCTTTCCTTTCTATCATGCTTTAGGATAAACATAAGGTTACCCCGCAAAACGTGCATAAGGTTCTATCATCCATTTCTGATTTAATTTATTGTTTTTCTTACTGGTTTTCCTAAACAACCTCCAGAACTAGCTCACGTCTTATTGGCCTGTAAAATAAAATCATATGGAGTACTTTTTATAAGTCAATAAGTATTGACTAGCAAAACAGCCCGTGCGTTCCACCGGGATAAAAGATCATAATCTTCAATGACCATCGccatattttgctgcatcaccgagatacactatcactctcattTTTGAGAAatcgcgaacaatttttgaaactaaTGATTCTTTTTAAATCGTGAACATAtctgaaattgtgaatatttttcaaattcataattGTTTTACAGGTTTTTGAATATTTActaaaattatgaacattttttgaattcatgaacattacaTACTATCTGtgaatattttaaaaaattgtGAAAAAAATTCTAAACAATTTTTTTGAATAGGCAAACATTTCTAGGGTCGACAAACATTTTTTTGCaaattggtggaacaatttttgaaatttaaaaacATTTTTTATttaaagattttttttttgaaatgcatgatcattttcattgttgaggaaatcgttaactggtagctgctcggtcggctagtgagtaggggattaataggctaatcggcaagttaattggccatttaatcaattaatcggacgatttaccAGGTAATCAgctactcggggaccctatgagtagggattaatcggcaagttaactggttaatcggatgaattcttgaacagggatcaTTTTATGAACCAGCGAAAATTTTATGAATGAATAAAATATTTTTAAGTCACGAACAGTTTTTTAATTCTTAGGATATTTTTCAATCCTTGAACACTTTTTTAATTGATgaaattttgttcaatttcatgAACCTTTTTTTAATAACGAATTTTATAAaaaccatgaacattttatgatttcccataattttgttttcaaaattttgaacatttttttaaaacgcaAACATTTTTGAAAAATCACAAACATTTTCTTAATCCACAAATATGAAATACTGaacattttatttcaaaattcTCATTTTGTATTAATTTCTGGAACTTTTTTGAAGTTccaaattatttaaagtagaaaaaatatagtcggaaaagaaaaatgaagaatAAAAAACGAAAATAGGCCGCCCGGACATGGGCCGGCTCAAACAGGCGCGCTGAGCGCAGTATAGAAGATTCTGACTGCATGGGCCGGCGCAGGCAGAGATTCCTCCGTGTGAACGTTTTTTTATCACTTATAGATGACATCAGTGGGTAATATTTTACAAATTTGAGGACAATTTTGGTGACGTACCACCAGaagtaataacccctttattattagagatatagatatagatatagattcaATTGTCATTTCGGTATGCAATCATATTAACAATAAATGACTGATAAATAATGATGATTGTCTAGAAAATATTGTGCAGCCGTCACAATGCACGGACAAGATATCTAATCCATTTAAGAGTCCGGGCATTACATGCCAACTAGAGTAGCAAACTCCACCTAACAGTTAAATAGGATGCCAAATAAATAAAACCTCTCAGGCCGGTTGGCATACACCAGAGTTTCCCTTTTCCTTTTGCCAAAGACTATATTCGACAGCTCAAAAGAAAAAAATACTAGACTCCATATATCGTATTTCTGGTCCGACCCAAATGTAAGCTTCTATCTATCATTCATTTTGTTTTTTGTCCTCCGTCCTGCCATCTATTTCATTTCCGATTCTAAAGAACCGCCTCAACTAAAGAAAAAACATACATGATTGAAAAAAATATGCccaataataatgttgttatttatatttccttatattatgataaatgtttattattcatgctagaattgtattaaccaaaaacttagtacatgtgtgaatacatagataaacagagtgtcactagtatgcctctacattgactagctcgttaatcaaagatgattaactttccgaaccatagacatgagttgtcatttgatgaacgcattagagaatgatgtgattgacatgacccattcgttagcttaagcactatggtcgtttagtttattgctattgctttctccataacttatacatgttcccatgactatgagattatgcaaccccaaaTACCGGAGAAAcatttagtgtgctatcaaacatcacaacataattgggtgattataaagatgctctacaggtgtcttcaatggtgtttgttgagttggcatatattgagattaggatttgtcgctactACTAATTTCAAAACTGGCCACATGGCGGGccccgcttagcagtagcgtgtgtgcaGAAAGCGTGTTGCTGCTATGCTCGTAGCAGTAGACCGActccttgcatctactactattactccacacatcgcccgttatccagcatgcatctagagtattaagttcataagaacggggtaACTGTGACGCCCCcgctttgaccgtacactaatcatacacccaaatgtgtacgatcaagatcaaggactcacgggaagatatcacaacacaactctagacacaaattaaaataatacaagctttatattacaagccaagggcctcgagggctcgaatacataagctcgaaaactcaagagtcagcggaagcaacaatatctgagtacagacatgagttaaacaagattgccttaagaaggctagcacaaaagcaacaacgatcgaaaaaggcgaggcctcctgcctgggagcctcctaactactcctagtcgtcggcggtcttcatgtagtagtaggcatcctccgggtagtagtagtcatcggtggcgtcgtctggctcctgggctccgtcatctggtcgcaaccatCGGGTATGGGGgataaaagaagtagcaaagcaatcgtgagtactcatccaaagtactcgcaagacttacatcagatctaaactaagtatgcatctgtatcaagggaaaggggttgtatctgtggactaaactgcagaatgccagaagggaaggggaaagcctagcatatcgaagactagcatcttctggaacccaccatcttgcagcaacaggagggagtagagtagcataaggtaaagtagcggtagtgttatcaacctcggccacagatcctttctcgactccctgcgagaaagcaatcccagagccatactatccattcatcataatcatgtctcatctcaagtattcagttctagttgtatcgatcgggatacaactccaagtgtccgttaccataggacaggctatcgatagatgttttcttccctgcaggggtgcaccaacttacccaccacgctcgattaactccggccggacacacttttctgggtcatgcccggcctcagccaaacaatacgccgcaacccgacctaagcttaatagagaggccagcacgccggactaaacctatgcccccaggagtcatgggccatctccctgggaactcctgcacgttgcgtgggcggtcggtgagcagacctagctacctccttcaaaaaggtaggtgcttaccagtccaacccggcgcgcgttgctcagtcgctgacgtctattaagcttcgactgatgtatacgacgcagaacgcccatacaatgcccacgtgatggttagtgctatcaggccacaggcccctcggatcaaatatccaaatcgtagtggattaggaacgcgcggtaacgagcagatactcacgatcgatgtgaccccgtcgccccgtctcgagtacttgcggcaagggctaagaatgcccggccacgcctcgtaagtatctcgcgggcaccttccaggtcaacccgactccacatcactcgctattaagctcgcgcgggtacccctcagggtcgacccgtctttagtaacatggctcagtgtaaagtcatagtaaccatactaactgtgtgtctaacaccaaggggaaaacccgaggaatcacccccggtgaatcccactcgatgttatcatcaaggtgaacgtaagaggatccatcctcgaggttcacacttgaggggttgcacgccaGAGCGGTAACGGaactggttaaggaggaaatcaccctcgatgacctcgacggtttagctacactacaaagatctcatcaggagcgatgtaagaggttccaccctcggcactcgatggtaactctgtagagtcgtacaactagggggtgatgtgcggtgtcggggcctggacgtcgatcacgttgatcgagtcattgaacataaggcgaggcaactgggacaaggtggggtcactgatggatcactaaccaacctatactaagcagtttaggataagcagttaaagtaacaataagcaggtaacaaaaacagactatgcatcagagtaggatcatacataaagcagtagcagttctaatgcaagcaacaGAGGGAAAgagatgggcgatatcggaatgctcaaggggggtttgcttgcctggttgctctggcaaggaggggtcgtcgtcgacagcatagtcgatcggggcaccagcagcgacatcagtctcgtagtctatcggagagaagagggggaagaaacaatgaatataatgcaaacag
This portion of the Triticum dicoccoides isolate Atlit2015 ecotype Zavitan chromosome 7A, WEW_v2.0, whole genome shotgun sequence genome encodes:
- the LOC119327912 gene encoding aldehyde dehydrogenase family 2 member C4-like produces the protein MASERNGDGGTENGNGGSVSMEMPVIRYTKLFINGAFVDAVSGKTLETRDPRTGDVIASIAEGDKKDVDLAVKAAREAFDHGKWPRMPGSERGRIMTKYADLVEQHAEELTLLESLDAGKPRMVTRVVDIGISASSLRYFAGAADKIHGETLKMSSQFQGHTLREPMGVAGLIIPWNFPAIMFFCKVAPALAAGCTMVVKPAEQTPLSALYFAHLAKQAGVPDGVINVIPGFGPTAGAAIASHMDVDMVSFTGSTPVGRLIMEASARSNLKPVSLELGGKSPLIIFDDADVDLAVDLSISANFFNKGEACVAASRVYLQEGIYDRFVKKLAERMESWVVGDPFDPRVNQGPQVDKEQYERVLSYIDHGKREGATVLTGGKPCGERGYYIEPTVFTDVKDDMTIAKEEIFGPVMCLMKFRTVEEAIAKANDTRYGLAAGVVTKDIDVANRMTRSIRAGVVWVNCYFAMDADCPFGGRKMSGFGKDASMHALDKFLAVKAVVTPVYDSPWL